From the Capnocytophaga sp. oral taxon 878 genome, the window GGGAAGGAGTGAGGGGGAAGGAGTGAGGGGGAAGGAGTTAGGGGGTAGGAGTTAGGGGGTAGGAGTTAGGGGGTAGGAGTTAGGGGGTAGGAGTTAGGGGATAGGAGTTAGGGGATAGGAGTGAGGGGATAGGAGATAGGGGGGAGGAGAAGTGAGGATTGGTGGTTGAGGAAAATGAGGGGAAATGTGGGGAATAATGAGAATAATGTAAGGATTGGAGGAATTTGTTGCGGATTATGTAAAGAGTGGGTAGGGTCGGGAAGGGGTTGATAATCAGGGTGGTGAGGCTTATACTTCGTTTATAGTTCGTTTATCCTTCGTTATAGGTTCGTTTAAAGTAGGCAAAAGATAAGAGATAAGAGATAAGAGGGTGGGGCAGAAAGGGCTGATTATTAGGGAAGAGGGGTTGGGAGGTAGGGGATAGATAGGGGGAAGGGAATTTTGCATTATTCGCAATTTAGGGGGTAGGAGATAGGAGATAGGGGAGAGAAGAGGGGGTAGGAGTTAGGAGATAGGGGAGAGAAGAGGAGATAGGAGGTGTGAGAGGGGTAGGAGATAGGGTGTAGAAGATAGGGGAATGGGGGTGGAATGGGGTTTTTGTGGAGTTGGTGGGGGAAATGGGGTATATTGGCACGATTTTCGCAGTGATTTTTGTATAAGTATTTAATGTATTTTTTAACTTTCTTTTTTATGAAACGCTTATTATTCATAGGTTTAACTCTTATTTCGGTAGTGACGGCTTGCACTGATAACAAAACTAACGAGCAGTATATGCCTGCTTCGGTAGGGCCAATTAATAGCCTTGCTGTGGTTATTGATAATGATTTGTGGGAGGGTGCTGTAGGAGATACAATTCGGAGGTATTTTGCCGCTCCTATTGATGGGCTGCCTACTGAAGAGCCTACTTTTTCATTACACCAAGTTCCGCCGCAAGTTTTTGAGGGGAATACTCGCAATAGTAGGAATGTGCTTATTGTACAACGCGGGGATAAAAAGAGTGCTGTAGTGAAAGAGAATATGTATGCTAAACCACAGGTGGTGGCTATAGTGCAGGCTGAGAAGGTAAGAGATATTGCTTGTAAAGTGGAGGAATTTCATGATAAGTTTATCAATGCTTTCAAGGAAAATGAACTTAGTGAGACGCGTAATAGATTTCAGAAATCACTTAATACAGAGACGGAAGTGCCTGCTACCCTTGGGGTAAGGCTTGAGATGCCTTCTTTTTATAAGATAGTAAAGCACGAGAATAATTTCTTTTGGATTGAGAGGCCTATAAAAGGGGGCAAGGCGAGTGTTATACTGTACGAGATGCCTCTTAATAGTATCCCGACTAATGAGGAGGAGCGTGCTAAGGCGATAGTGCATATGCGTGACTCGATAGGTGAGAAGTATATCCCGGGTCCTGAGAAAGGGATGTATATGCTTACAGAAACTTATTTGGCGCCAAGCATCAGCAATGTGAAGGTGAAGGGTAGAAATGCCATAGAGAGCAAGGGGTTATGGGAGGTGAAGAACTTTGCCCTTGGAGGTCCTTATATAAACTATATTATTGAGGATATCCCGAATAACCGATTACTTGTAGCGGAGGGCTTTTTGTTTGCCCCAGGGGTGGCTAAACGCGATGTGCTTTTTGAACTTGAGGCGATTATAAAATCCATAGAATTTACGAAGTAACAAGTAACTTTTAGAAAAAATATAACCAGAAGAAACGACTATGAAAAGAGTACTGACCTTATTACTTTTGGCCTTTGCGCTGAGTTCGTGCAATAGGCTTTTTGTGAAACTATACAATACCAGACCGATTATAGATAAGAAAGTGACTTGGAGGGGAGAGGATAGAGAAGTGATTTTTATTCCGATGATACATATCTCAAGGCAGGCGTATTATGACCAAGTGAAGGATTTTGTTACGCAGAAGCGACAAGAGGGATATACTATTTACTATGAAGGAGTAGGGATGAGCGATTCACTTACTGCGGCGCAACGAGATACTGTATATAGGAAAGCGAGAAAGATATTAGGATTTCATATAAAAGGAGCTTATGATAAGGATGGGAAAAACCGTTCGATACCTAAATATAAGCGTTATGTGGGACAGAATAAAGCCAATACGGGGATTGATACCATTCGGGATATAAATCTTGATATGACACTGGATAAGCTTTTGCCTTTGGTAGCTACCGTAGGAGGTAATGATGGTAAAATAGAGCTAGATGAGTGTGACTACTCGACCCCGCTGAATGCTAAATATAAATGCAAGAAGCCAAAGAATTGGATAGAATACAGATATGCCTTATCACATACGTATAGAGATAATTATATAAAAGAAACTCTTATTAAGGCTCCGCATAAAAAGATAGTGATAGTATATGGAGGAGGGCATAAGGATGCTATTGGAGAGGCGATGAAAGAACTTAAGTTAGAAAAAGTAAAATAAATTAGGGTAGGAAGAAAAAAGAATGTATCTTTGCAACCTAATTATGAATATTAAAATATTGTAGGTATGAATTTAAGTATATTTTTGGGCATAGTAGGTCCGTGGCAAGCAGTTATTATTGTAGCCCTTATATTATTGCTTTTTGGAGGAAAGAAGATACCTGAATTAATGCGAGGTTTGGGTAATGGCATTAGGGAGTTTAAAGATGCTACTAAGCAGCCAGAAGAAGAGAAGAAAGAAGGGGAAAAAGATAAACAATAAAAGCACTGATTAAAGAGAAGAAGTTATGATATTGACTACAACACCTACGCTGGAAGGGCACCCTATAAAACAATATTTAGGCATAGTTACTGGTGAGACTATCATTGGGGCGAATGCTATTAAAGATTTTATGGCGGGACTAACGGACTTTTTTGGAGGACGATCTACAACTTATGAGCGAGTGCTTATTGAAGCAAAAGAAACAGCACTTGCGGAGTTACAGCAACGCGCCTTGGAGCGTGGAGCTAACGCTATAGTAGGTATAGACCTTGATTACGAGACCTTAGGGAGCAATGGTGGGATGCTAATGGTTACCGCCAGTGGTACTGCTGTAGTTGTATAACAACTAAATAAGCAGGTAGGTAAAATAGCGAAATATAGCACATTGGCAGATTGGCTTATTCACAAATTAGTAACTTGGTACAGTACTGCACAGCGGATACTGCCTTGGCGTGGTACTGCTGACCCTTATAAGGTATGGCTTTCTGAAATTATCTTGCAACAAACGCGGGTAGTACAAGGATTGCCTTACTATGAACGATTCATAACACACTTTCCTACTGTTATAGCCTTAGCCCAAGCGCCAGAAGAACAGGTGATGAAACTATGGCAGGGCTTAGGTTACTACTCACGGGCTAAAAACTTGCATAAAACTGCCGAGTATATAGCTACAGAACTGGGAGGAGAATTTCCTAAAACATATAAAGAACTTATCAAACTGAAAGGCATTGGCGATTATACAGCCAGTGCCATTGCTTCTTTTTGCTATAATGAACCTTGTGCAGTGGTAGATGGGAATGTGTACCGTGTGCTATCGCGGTTATTTGGCATTAGTACGCCTATAAACAGCACTGAGGGAGCAAAGGCTTTTAGGAGCTTGGCTTACCAACTACTTGACACAAAAGAACCAGGAACTTACAACCAAGCCTTGATGGAATTTGGTGCGCTTGTGTGCACTCCGCAGGCAGCTGGTTGTAGTGATTGTATTTTTCAGTCTCACTGCTGGGCGTACCAACACCAAGAAGTAGGCACTCTACCTGTAAAACTTAAGAAAATAAGCGTTAAGAAGCGCTATTTTAACTACCTTGTGTGGATTAGTGCAGATAAAAAAACGCTCCTGCAAAAGCGAGAAGGGAAAGATATATGGCATGGGCTTTATGAGTTCCCATTGATAGAAAGTGAGAGCCCTTTATCGGGGGTAGAACTTAGTGCTTTTTTGGCTGCTGAGGGCTCCCATTGGGAACCCGTTTTGTACAACCAAAGTCCTGTGATACACAAACTCACTCACCAACATATTTATACTTCTTTTTGGGTGATTATGACTCCTGAACTACCTGATAATGCGGTGCTTATAAGTGATGTGGTGGCTTATCCAGTATCGGCACTTACTGCAAAATTTATTACAGACTTTTGGCAGTTATAAAAAATGTTGTACTTTTGTTGTGTTTTATAACCTCTAAATACTTAAAACAATGAGCGGAAATTTGAACAGAGTAACGCTATTGGGAAGAATGGGCGATGCTATTAAGCTCACTTACTTTAGCGAGGGGAATTGCGTAGGTCAGTTTCCATTGGCTACTAATGATGAGTACATAAACAAAAGTACTAATGAGAAAGTAGTAACTACTGAATGGCACAACATTGTAGTGCGTAACAAACAAGCAGAAATTATCGAAAAATACACACAAAAAGGAGACCTTATCTACTTAGAAGGCAGGCTTAAAACGCGCTCTTGGCAAGGAGATGATGGTCATACCCACTACATTACAGAGGTATTTATAACTGACTTTAACCTTTTGCCTAATACACGAACTGCTAAGACAGAAGGAGGAGAAGAACCTTTGGTGGCAGATAAGCCAGAAGATGGGCTTCCTTTTTAATATCTAACAATTTGTACTTTGGAAACAGAACCTGTCTCGGTGCCCCTATTTATGTCATTTCTGGCAGTAAATGCGGGTATCATTATTCAATTTGCAATTTTCTTTTTTTTATTGTTGTGCTCGGCACTCATATCGGGAGCTGAAGTGGCTCTTTTTTCACTTTCACCTACAGATATAGACGAGCTTAAGGAAGAGAATAGTGCGACAAGCAACCTACTAGTGAAGTTGGTTGAAAATCCTAAAAAGCTATTGGCTACAGTGCTTATAGCGAATAACTTGGTAAATATCTCAATAGTTCTTCTTTTTGTGGATTTAGGAGAATTTCTTTTCAGAGGTATTGAAAATCCTATTATTTATGAGATAATGAATGTAGGGGTAGTAACTTTTGTACTACTGCTATGTGGTGAAATATTGCCAAAAATATACGCTAATAGGAATAACCTGAAATTTGCCCAAAGAGTAGCCTACCCTATTTATACCTTGGATACGCTTTTTACGCCTATTAGTGTGCCTATGAAAGGCTTTACAGTGTGGATACAGAAGCGTTTGGGTAAAAAGAAAAGTAATATATCGGTAGGACAGCTGTCGCAAGCCTTAGAACTGGCATCGGAAGAAGATACAACTAATGAAGAGAAGAAGCTTTTGGAAAGTATTGTATCATTTGGTAATACCGAAACCCGTGAGGTAATGATGCCTCGTGTAGATATTTTTGCCCTTAGTGATGATACACCTTTTGCCCAAGTGCTAAGTGAAATAGTGCGTATAGGCTATTCACGCATACCAGTGTACCATGATAATTTGGATAATATTATAGGGGTTATCTACATCAAAGACCTTTTGCCTTACATTGATAAACCCGATTTTAATTGGACAACTGTAATGCGCAAGGCTTTTTTTGTGCCTGAGAATAAGAAGTTGGACGACTTGCTGGGAGAGTTTCAAGAAAAGAAGATACACTTGGCAGTAGTAGTAGATGAATATGGCGGTACTTGCGGAATCATTACCCTTGAAGATATTATAGAAGAAATAGTAGGAAGTATTAATGATGAGTTTGACGATGATGATGTTACATACTCTAAAATTAATGACCATACTTATTTTTTTGAAGGGAAAACAGTGTTGAAAGACTTCTACCGTATTATGGAATTTACAGATGAAGAGGAGCAAGAATTTGATGAATGTAGGGGAGATGCAGAAACACTTGCTGGTTTTCTTCTTGAGGTAGCCGGCAACTTCCCACAAAAAGGTTTACCTATAGTTTTTGGAAATTATCAGTTTATTGTTGAAGCATTTGATAAAAAACGTATTAAGCAAATTAAGATTATTAGAACAACTTAATCACAAGAAATGAAAAAACGACTCTTTTTACTTGATGCATACGCCCTTATTTTTAGGGGTTATTATGCTTTTATAAAGAACCCTCGTATTAATTCAAAAGGGATGAATACTTCAGCTATTTTAGGCTTTGTGAACTCTCTTTTTGATGTGATTAAGAAAGAAAAGCCAGATCATCTTGCAGTAGCTTTTGATAAAGGAGGTAGTGTAGCACGTACAGAGATTTTTACTGATTATAAGGCAAACAGAGAAGAAACCCCAGAAGCTATCCGTTTGGCTATTCCATATATTCACGAGATACTTACTGCACTACATATCCCTATTATTGAGAAAGAAGGATATGAAGCAGATGATATCATAGGAACACTTTCCAAACAAGCTGAACAACAAGGTTACCAAGTATATATGGTAACTCCTGATAAGGACTATGCACAGCTGGTAAGTGATAATATCTTTATGTATCGGCCTGCTCGTTCGGGAAATGATGTGGAGATTTGGGGAGTAAAAGAAGTTCAAGAAAAGTTTGAAGTGCAAAATCCTTTACAAGTGATTGATTTTCTTGGTATGATGGGAGATGCTGTTGATAACATACCAGGGCTGCCAGGAGTAGGAGAGAAGACAGCTAAAAAGCTTCTTGCAGATTTTGGTTCAATAGAAAATCTTCTTGCTAATACCAATCAGCTTAAAGGTAAGCTTCGTGAAAATATTGAGAATAATAAAGAAAAAGGACTTTTATCTAAGCAATTGGCGACTATTATGCTTGATGTGCCTGTTACCTTTGATGAAGAATCCTTTGCAATGTCTGAACCAGATTTTGAATTGGTCACTAAGATTTTTGATGAATTAGAGTTTAGACAGTTATTACAAAACTTTCTGAAAACTTACAAGCCCGAAGCTATACAGGCAATACCAGCAGTTAATAAGAATGGGCAATTAGATATGTTTGCAGTACAAGGCGACCTTTTTGCACAACCTCAAGTGGTATTAGAGAAAAATAATAGTGCTAATACCCTTCATTTTTATCAGCTAGCAGATACCCCAATGGCACAACAATTGTTGTTAAAAGCATTATTACAACAGGCAGAAGTGTGTTTTGATACGGAAACTACCAGTATAAATGACCTTGAAGCAGAGTTGGTAGGAATATCTTTCTGTTGGGCAGCCCATAAAGGATATTATGTACCATTTCCTACAGATAAAACAGAAGCTATAGCACTTATAGATACTTTTCGCCCTTTCTTTGAAAATGCAGAAATAGCTAAAGTAGGGCAGAACCTTAAATATGATATAAAAGTATTACAAAACTACAATATCAATGTGCAAGGAGCTTTATTTGATACTATGATTGCTCATTATCTGCTTAATCCTGATATGCGGCATAATATGGATATTCTTAGTGAAACTTACTTAAACTATACTCCTATTGCTATTGAAAGCCTTATAGGTAAAGGTAAGGCACAACGCTCTATGCGCACTGTGCCTTTAGAGCAAGTGAAAGAATATGCTGTCGAAGATGCAGATATAACTTGGCAACTTAAAAACGTTTTTAAGGAAGAATTGCCTAAACTAAATGCTCAGAAGGTTTATACTGACTTAGAAGCACCTCTTATTAAGGTTTTAGCAGCTATGGAACGTGAGGGGATAAATCTTGATATAACTTTCTTGAAAGAATATGCTAAGACCTTAGATGCCGATATAGCACAGTTAGAAGCAGCTATTACTCAACAGGCTGGTGAGACTTTTAATCTTTCTTCACCCAAACAATTGGGAGATATCCTCTTTGAAAAGCTAAAAATAGATAATAAGCCTAAGAAAACAAAAACTGGACAATATGCTACTTCTGAAGAGGTATTAGCACCCTTTGCTTCTAAACATAAAATTGTAGCTGATATATTGGAATGGCGACAAGTACAAAAACTTAAATCTACTTATGTAGATGCCCTTCCTTTAGAAGTAAATCCAATTACTGGACGTGTACATACTACCTATATGCAAACTGTAGCAGCAACTGGAAGGTTAAGTAGTAATAACCCTAATTTACAGAATATACCTATACGTACCCCTCGTGGGCAACAAGTACGTAAGGTATTTATTGCTCGTAATTCTGATTATGTCCTCCTCTCTGCCGACTACTCACAAATTGAACTTCGTATTATTGCTTCTTTAAGTCAAGAACACAATATGATTGAATCTTTTCTCCGCAATGAGGATATTCACCGTGCCACTGCTGCCAAGGTATTCAATGTTCCTTTGGAAGAGGTAACTCGTGAGCAACGCAGCCACGCCAAAACTGTAAACTTCGGTATTATTTATGGAGTGTCGGCTTTTGGGCTTTCAGCTCAAACCGATCTCTCTCGCTCAGAAAGTAAAGAACTGATAGATACCTATTACGCCTCTTACCCTAACTTACGGAACTACATCAGCAAGCAGATAGAGTTTGCTAGAGAATATGGCTATGTAGAGACTATCTTAGGTCGCCGCCGTTATTTGCCCGATATCCATTCGCATAACCAAGTAGTGCGAGGAGGGGCTGAGCGCAATGCTGTGAATGCCCCTATACAAGGCTCGGCTGCAGATATTATCAAAATTGCAATGATACACATCTATGAACAGTTACAAGCCCAGCAGCTCCAAACCCGTATGCTCCTTCAAGTACATGATGAGTTAGTGTTTGATGTGCCTAAAAATGAGCTTGATATTGTGAAACCTCTTATTAAAGACGCAATGGAGAACGCCTTCACTCTTGTTGTACCTCTTGTTGCCGATTTGGGTATAGGAGATAACTGGCTTGATGCTCACTAAAAACGCATAATTATGTATAAATCTCTTCCTAAAAAGCGTTATAAACATACTTTAAACATACTAAGAGAGTTTGTCCCTCAAGGGGCTACTATTCTTGATATAGGGGTTGAAAACCCTTTTTCTACTATAATGAAACAAGAAGGTTATACAGTGTTAAATACAGCTGGTCAGGACTTAGATTTTGAAGCTCCTACACTTCAAGCCTTCCAAGCCGATTTTACCACAGCTCTTGAAATCCTTGAGCATTTGGTAAACCCTTTGGCTGTTCTTCAAAATATACCTACTCAAAAGGTGCTTATTACAGTCCCACTACGACTTTGGTTTGCCAAGGCCTACCGCAATTCATCCGATCTGCGTGACTGCCATTACCATGAGTTTGAAAGCTGGCAACTTGATTTCCTTCTTGCTAAAGCAGGTTTTCGTATCCTATATCGCAAAAAATGGACACACCCAGTCTCTAAATTTGGCTTACGCCCATTTTTTCGCCTCTTTACCCCACGTTATTATGCAGTTGTTGCCGAAAGGATTTCCTAACAATCTGTTTTTTACTAAAATATAAAATCTCACACAAATTTCACGTCTTTTACGGTTTATGCAATATGCAATCCGTGTTATTAGTGAAAACTGTGTGAGATTTTTTTATTTGCTAATTAACAAGTCTGCTAATTAATAATATCAAATCCAGTGTATTTTCTCAATACCTCAGGCACTACTATGCCCTCAGGAGTTTGGTAGTTTTCCAAGATACCTGCCAATACACGTGGTAAAGCCAATGAACTTCCATTTAGTGTATGTGCCAACCGATTCTTTCCTTCGTTATCTTTAAATCTCAGTTTAAGTCTGTTAGCTTGGAAAGTCTCAAAGTTCGATACCGAACTTATCTCCAACCACTTCTCTTGTGCTGTTGAATATACCTCAAAATCGTATGTAATTGCCGAGGTAAATCCTAAATCTCCTCCGCATAAGCGTAGTATATGGTAAGGTAATTTCAGCTCGTTTAATATCCCTTTTACGTGTTCTATCATCCCTTCCAAAGCTTTGTATGAGTTGTCAGGATGTTCTATCCGCACTATCTCTACTTTGTCAAACTGGTGCAAGCGGTTCAAGCCACGTACGTGCGCCCCATAGCTACCAGCCTCTCTGCGGAAGCAAGGAGTATAAGCAGTACAACAAATAGGCAAATCACTCTCATTAAGCAAAGTGTCTCTAAAGATGTTAGTTACAGGTACTTCAGCAGTAGGTATCAAATACAAGTTATCTACGCCTATATGGTACATTTGCCCTTCTTTATCAGGTAGCTGTCCAGTGCCATATCCCGATGCTTCATTCACTACGTGAGGCACTTGGAACTCATTATATCCCGCCTCAGTATTCTTGTCAAGGAAGTATGTTATTAAAGCTCTTTGTAACTTAGCTCCTTTGCCTTTATATACAGGGAAACCAGCTCCCGTTAGCTTTACCCCTAATTCAAAGTCAATAAGGTCATATTTCTTAGCAAGCTCCCAGTGGGGTAGGGCTTCCTTTCCTAAATCAGGAATTTCTCCTGCCTCAAACACCACTACATTATCAGCTTCCGATATCCCTTCTGGCACTTGTTCATTAGGAATGTTTGGTACTCGGTACAATAGCCCATTTAGTTCTTCTACAGTAGCGTTTAGTGTATCGGTAAGGTTTTTAATATCTTCTTTTAAGGTAGCTGTTTCTGCCTTCAAAGCATTTGCCTTTTCAGTTTCACCTGCTTTAAAAAGATTCCCTATCTCTTTTGACAGATTGTTTTGTTTTGCTAGCGTTTCATCTAAAGATAGCTGGGTGCTACGGCGTTTTTCATCCATAGCTATAATGTCGTCTATCAGTGTTAGCTCTTTAAAGTTACGCTTCTTAAGACCACTAAGCACACGGTCTTTTTCTTCTCTAATAGTGTTTAGCTGTAACATATTCTTTCTTTTTAGGTGTTAGAGGTTCTGCATATTTAAGGGGCGAATATTAATTCTCTTTCCTTAATAGCTAATAAACAAATCTTTTAAAATTCTTTTGTAACATCTTCCCAATCGGCATAGTTATAAGGCATATCCTTGGCAAAGGCTTCAAAAACACTTATAACCTCTTGGGCAGTCTCCATAAATGTACGATAGTGAGTAAAGTCATTAGGCGTCTTATATATGCGTGCTTCTACCATATAACGGCTCTCTTCTCCCAATTCCTCATTCTCTAAAATGGTCTGCACATAGTTGCCTTCATTGCCATCTTCTGCAAATACTACAAACCTATGCTCATCAAATGGTAATTCCTCAATCAATGTTTTTATCTCCTCATTGGTCAAAACCACAGGAGTTTCATATACCTCAGTTGTTATTCTCTTCATATTTTAAAACCTCTTGTAATATGTACAATATAATAACTCGTTATAACGCCGTTGCAAACGCTATAAGGCCAAATATAATACCTGGTGCATTCGCCAATGCCACAGGGATATCTCTTTTTGGCTTCTTCAACAGCCCGTATGTAACCCACAAAGCACAGTTAATCGCCGCTACAAGCGGTTGTATAGGGTTACCCTTATGCCCTGCAAGGTTATCAGCTATTTGCGGAATGTATGATACATACATTCCTATAGCAGTAGCAGTAGCTACCCAACTTAAGATAGTAAAGAATTTTCCATTTTCCATTTGTATTTATTTTATTTAAGTTTCTTCTTTCTATATTAGCCTTTAGTCTCTTGTTTCATTAACCAAAAAAGCCTCTTTATCCATTACCGATTTGGCAAACTCCATAATACTCTTGCTATTAAGCCCCTCTCTAAATGAGTCTCTAAAAGGCTGTGCTGCCGAATGTATAGGGCAAGGCTTCTCACTGGAGCACTCTCCAAAACCCATAGCACAGTTCACAAATTTGTCTCCCTCTCCTATCTGCTCTATCACCGTCATTAGTGGCGCCTTCTTCTCTTCATCCGAAAGCCAAAAACCTCCTCCCGGACCCTTATTAGAGCTTATAACACCCTTCCGCGCCAATGATTG encodes:
- a CDS encoding methyltransferase, with the translated sequence MYKSLPKKRYKHTLNILREFVPQGATILDIGVENPFSTIMKQEGYTVLNTAGQDLDFEAPTLQAFQADFTTALEILEHLVNPLAVLQNIPTQKVLITVPLRLWFAKAYRNSSDLRDCHYHEFESWQLDFLLAKAGFRILYRKKWTHPVSKFGLRPFFRLFTPRYYAVVAERIS
- a CDS encoding YbjQ family protein, whose product is MILTTTPTLEGHPIKQYLGIVTGETIIGANAIKDFMAGLTDFFGGRSTTYERVLIEAKETALAELQQRALERGANAIVGIDLDYETLGSNGGMLMVTASGTAVVV
- the serS gene encoding serine--tRNA ligase yields the protein MLQLNTIREEKDRVLSGLKKRNFKELTLIDDIIAMDEKRRSTQLSLDETLAKQNNLSKEIGNLFKAGETEKANALKAETATLKEDIKNLTDTLNATVEELNGLLYRVPNIPNEQVPEGISEADNVVVFEAGEIPDLGKEALPHWELAKKYDLIDFELGVKLTGAGFPVYKGKGAKLQRALITYFLDKNTEAGYNEFQVPHVVNEASGYGTGQLPDKEGQMYHIGVDNLYLIPTAEVPVTNIFRDTLLNESDLPICCTAYTPCFRREAGSYGAHVRGLNRLHQFDKVEIVRIEHPDNSYKALEGMIEHVKGILNELKLPYHILRLCGGDLGFTSAITYDFEVYSTAQEKWLEISSVSNFETFQANRLKLRFKDNEGKNRLAHTLNGSSLALPRVLAGILENYQTPEGIVVPEVLRKYTGFDIIN
- the polA gene encoding DNA polymerase I — translated: MKKRLFLLDAYALIFRGYYAFIKNPRINSKGMNTSAILGFVNSLFDVIKKEKPDHLAVAFDKGGSVARTEIFTDYKANREETPEAIRLAIPYIHEILTALHIPIIEKEGYEADDIIGTLSKQAEQQGYQVYMVTPDKDYAQLVSDNIFMYRPARSGNDVEIWGVKEVQEKFEVQNPLQVIDFLGMMGDAVDNIPGLPGVGEKTAKKLLADFGSIENLLANTNQLKGKLRENIENNKEKGLLSKQLATIMLDVPVTFDEESFAMSEPDFELVTKIFDELEFRQLLQNFLKTYKPEAIQAIPAVNKNGQLDMFAVQGDLFAQPQVVLEKNNSANTLHFYQLADTPMAQQLLLKALLQQAEVCFDTETTSINDLEAELVGISFCWAAHKGYYVPFPTDKTEAIALIDTFRPFFENAEIAKVGQNLKYDIKVLQNYNINVQGALFDTMIAHYLLNPDMRHNMDILSETYLNYTPIAIESLIGKGKAQRSMRTVPLEQVKEYAVEDADITWQLKNVFKEELPKLNAQKVYTDLEAPLIKVLAAMEREGINLDITFLKEYAKTLDADIAQLEAAITQQAGETFNLSSPKQLGDILFEKLKIDNKPKKTKTGQYATSEEVLAPFASKHKIVADILEWRQVQKLKSTYVDALPLEVNPITGRVHTTYMQTVAATGRLSSNNPNLQNIPIRTPRGQQVRKVFIARNSDYVLLSADYSQIELRIIASLSQEHNMIESFLRNEDIHRATAAKVFNVPLEEVTREQRSHAKTVNFGIIYGVSAFGLSAQTDLSRSESKELIDTYYASYPNLRNYISKQIEFAREYGYVETILGRRRYLPDIHSHNQVVRGGAERNAVNAPIQGSAADIIKIAMIHIYEQLQAQQLQTRMLLQVHDELVFDVPKNELDIVKPLIKDAMENAFTLVVPLVADLGIGDNWLDAH
- a CDS encoding single-stranded DNA-binding protein, producing the protein MSGNLNRVTLLGRMGDAIKLTYFSEGNCVGQFPLATNDEYINKSTNEKVVTTEWHNIVVRNKQAEIIEKYTQKGDLIYLEGRLKTRSWQGDDGHTHYITEVFITDFNLLPNTRTAKTEGGEEPLVADKPEDGLPF
- a CDS encoding twin-arginine translocase TatA/TatE family subunit yields the protein MNLSIFLGIVGPWQAVIIVALILLLFGGKKIPELMRGLGNGIREFKDATKQPEEEKKEGEKDKQ
- a CDS encoding DUF4837 family protein, which gives rise to MKRLLFIGLTLISVVTACTDNKTNEQYMPASVGPINSLAVVIDNDLWEGAVGDTIRRYFAAPIDGLPTEEPTFSLHQVPPQVFEGNTRNSRNVLIVQRGDKKSAVVKENMYAKPQVVAIVQAEKVRDIACKVEEFHDKFINAFKENELSETRNRFQKSLNTETEVPATLGVRLEMPSFYKIVKHENNFFWIERPIKGGKASVILYEMPLNSIPTNEEERAKAIVHMRDSIGEKYIPGPEKGMYMLTETYLAPSISNVKVKGRNAIESKGLWEVKNFALGGPYINYIIEDIPNNRLLVAEGFLFAPGVAKRDVLFELEAIIKSIEFTK
- the gldE gene encoding gliding motility-associated protein GldE; amino-acid sequence: MSFLAVNAGIIIQFAIFFFLLLCSALISGAEVALFSLSPTDIDELKEENSATSNLLVKLVENPKKLLATVLIANNLVNISIVLLFVDLGEFLFRGIENPIIYEIMNVGVVTFVLLLCGEILPKIYANRNNLKFAQRVAYPIYTLDTLFTPISVPMKGFTVWIQKRLGKKKSNISVGQLSQALELASEEDTTNEEKKLLESIVSFGNTETREVMMPRVDIFALSDDTPFAQVLSEIVRIGYSRIPVYHDNLDNIIGVIYIKDLLPYIDKPDFNWTTVMRKAFFVPENKKLDDLLGEFQEKKIHLAVVVDEYGGTCGIITLEDIIEEIVGSINDEFDDDDVTYSKINDHTYFFEGKTVLKDFYRIMEFTDEEEQEFDECRGDAETLAGFLLEVAGNFPQKGLPIVFGNYQFIVEAFDKKRIKQIKIIRTT
- a CDS encoding SemiSWEET family transporter, giving the protein MENGKFFTILSWVATATAIGMYVSYIPQIADNLAGHKGNPIQPLVAAINCALWVTYGLLKKPKRDIPVALANAPGIIFGLIAFATAL
- a CDS encoding Rrf2 family transcriptional regulator is translated as MLSNSSIYAINAVLYLAIHSKESRKVGVKEVADALQIPLPFLAKILQSLARKGVISSNKGPGGGFWLSDEEKKAPLMTVIEQIGEGDKFVNCAMGFGECSSEKPCPIHSAAQPFRDSFREGLNSKSIMEFAKSVMDKEAFLVNETRD
- the mutY gene encoding A/G-specific adenine glycosylase; protein product: MADWLIHKLVTWYSTAQRILPWRGTADPYKVWLSEIILQQTRVVQGLPYYERFITHFPTVIALAQAPEEQVMKLWQGLGYYSRAKNLHKTAEYIATELGGEFPKTYKELIKLKGIGDYTASAIASFCYNEPCAVVDGNVYRVLSRLFGISTPINSTEGAKAFRSLAYQLLDTKEPGTYNQALMEFGALVCTPQAAGCSDCIFQSHCWAYQHQEVGTLPVKLKKISVKKRYFNYLVWISADKKTLLQKREGKDIWHGLYEFPLIESESPLSGVELSAFLAAEGSHWEPVLYNQSPVIHKLTHQHIYTSFWVIMTPELPDNAVLISDVVAYPVSALTAKFITDFWQL